In bacterium, one DNA window encodes the following:
- a CDS encoding outer membrane protein transport protein yields the protein MRKRGLVVIWGIFWIMAAIPVLHAGGYEFCGLGARAVSMGGAFIGLADDWTAIYWNPAGLATLHKRKAGISIGYPIIKFTDKNSIANGTDGPFGFAYPTEPSRFNKEKVRGDDYLIGVGGYQRNNNFTIGAGLYTPNAYAFEWEDRMKDASSNADIYGSYFNKLFILVSNISLSKKLLPELSIGTGLNLVYGSLEIKAKKEYSHPTLPALYNYIFDSNMRGNGMGVEGILGLLFEPGANIRIGGVYRSGSILSLAGSAEIQSPIGTSTTPPPLLISVVEKSDYTQKFVYPATLGMGIAYRINPKLTITGEWVRTYWVDMKEDVDFEIDPGTGTLLLKDVEPKRSNWDNTDRLRIGLEFRANEQWALRIGAFSDPSPVPTKGVDFAKIIDVDKKYISLGVGYERDSWMCDICYLHNCDTETLNGVEYGWGSDTYIIDCQYKF from the coding sequence ATGAGGAAAAGAGGTTTAGTAGTAATATGGGGGATATTTTGGATAATGGCAGCTATTCCTGTGCTTCATGCTGGTGGCTATGAGTTCTGTGGATTAGGAGCAAGGGCTGTAAGTATGGGTGGTGCCTTTATTGGTCTGGCTGATGATTGGACAGCTATCTACTGGAATCCTGCCGGATTAGCTACTCTTCATAAAAGGAAAGCAGGAATAAGTATTGGGTATCCCATAATAAAATTTACAGATAAGAATTCGATAGCAAATGGGACAGATGGTCCTTTTGGATTTGCCTATCCCACCGAACCTTCCAGGTTTAATAAGGAGAAAGTTAGGGGAGATGATTATCTGATTGGTGTAGGAGGATACCAGCGTAATAACAACTTTACTATTGGTGCTGGTTTATACACCCCAAATGCTTATGCCTTTGAGTGGGAGGATAGAATGAAGGATGCCTCTTCTAATGCTGATATTTATGGTTCCTACTTTAATAAGTTGTTTATTCTTGTGTCCAATATCTCTCTGTCTAAAAAACTCCTGCCTGAGCTTTCAATCGGGACAGGATTGAACTTAGTTTATGGAAGTCTTGAAATTAAAGCTAAAAAGGAATATTCTCATCCTACCCTTCCTGCTTTATATAACTATATTTTTGACTCCAATATGAGAGGTAATGGTATGGGGGTAGAGGGGATTTTAGGTCTATTGTTCGAGCCGGGAGCAAACATTAGAATTGGTGGAGTATATCGAAGTGGTTCTATTCTTAGCCTGGCTGGTTCGGCTGAAATTCAATCCCCTATTGGAACCAGTACTACCCCTCCACCACTTTTGATTTCAGTTGTGGAGAAGAGTGATTATACCCAAAAGTTTGTTTATCCGGCAACCCTTGGTATGGGAATAGCATACAGAATAAACCCTAAACTCACTATTACAGGAGAGTGGGTAAGGACATATTGGGTAGATATGAAAGAAGATGTGGATTTTGAGATTGATCCAGGAACGGGTACTTTACTTCTAAAGGATGTTGAGCCTAAGAGGTCAAATTGGGACAATACTGATCGACTGAGGATTGGGCTTGAGTTCAGGGCTAATGAGCAATGGGCACTACGCATAGGAGCTTTTAGCGATCCATCTCCTGTCCCAACCAAAGGAGTAGATTTTGCGAAGATTATAGATGTAGATAAGAAATATATTTCTTTAGGGGTGGGATATGAAAGGGACTCATGGATGTGTGATATCTGCTATCTCCACAATTGTGATACAGAAACATTGAATGGAGTAGAATATGGGTGGGGTAGTGATACCTACATCATTGACTGCCAATATAAATTTTAA